A DNA window from Panthera tigris isolate Pti1 chromosome X, P.tigris_Pti1_mat1.1, whole genome shotgun sequence contains the following coding sequences:
- the RTL4 gene encoding retrotransposon Gag-like protein 4 — protein MEKYTETPPTLQVEHSSLQEENLFLQPQIQHLTEENPELRGQIMPALATPLMSVPCSLEHLSQFHGDPDNLLTTVKIPNPADDVQVKFFLNYLAQQMESCGVISGPNQSTLLKQYEKFVFEFQQSFGEPTKQETDPMNKEDNSSQQNASTFNLLAQNLSCNETTQRDHFQEELADSIQDEVSDTDMMGNLPDLITQCIQLDKKRSDRPELLQSETQLPVLASLIQHQPFSSPTDVSAKEEPIQLRGSQPPLTPAKRARQQEAQLCLYCSQAGHFTRDCLAKRSRAPARINNPTRQ, from the coding sequence ATGGAGAAGTACACAGAAACACCACCTACCTTGCAGGTAGAGCATTCCTCTCTTCAGGAAGAAAATCTGTTTCTGCAGCCACAAATACAGCATCTGACAGAAGAGAACCCTGAACTGAGGGGCCAAATCATGCCTGCCCTGGCAACCCCGTTGATGTCTGTACCCTGCTCACTTGAGCATCTCTCTCAGTTTCATGGTGACCCTGACAATCTCTTGACGACCGTGAAGATCCCCAATCCTGCAGATGATGTCCAAGTCAAGTTCTTTTTAAACTACCTAGCTCAGCAGATGGAAAGTTGTGGAGTCATATCTGGGCCTAACCAGAGCACTTTGCTGAAACAATatgaaaagtttgtttttgagttcCAGCAATCATTTGGTGAGCCTACAAAACAGGAAACAGACCCCATGAACAAAGAGGACAACTCCTCTCAGCAGAATGCTTCTACTTTCAATCTCCTTGCTCAAAATCTGAGCTGTAATGAAACCACTCAGAGGGACCACTTCCAAGAGGAACTAGCTGACTCCATCCAGGATGAAGTGAGTGACACAGATATGATGGGCAACCTTCCAGACCTGATCACTCAGTGTATTCAGTTGGACAAGAAACGTAGTGACAGGCCAGAGCTCCTACAGTCAGAGACGCAGCTCCCAGTGTTGGCTTCCCTGATCCAACACCAACCCTTTTCCAGCCCCACAGATGTATCAGCCAAGGAAGAGCCTATACAGTTGCGTGGAAGCCAGCCACCTCTCACCCCAGCCAAACGAGCCCGCCAGCAAGAAGCTCAGCTGTGCCTCTACTGCAGCCAGGCTGGTCACTTCACAAGAGATTGCCTTGCCAAACGTTCTCGGGCCCCAGCAAGGATAAATAACCCAACTCGCCAGTAA